The sequence below is a genomic window from Acidobacteriota bacterium.
TCGGGCGGGAACACGGAGGCCGAGCGCTCCGCCCTTGCCGACGCCCGCGAGGCGCTTTCGCTCGTGAGGACATCGCTGTCGGAAGCGTCCAGCGCGGCGAAGGGATCGGGCGGGTTCCAGGGTGCGCTGCGCCAGGAGCAGATCGACACGCACCTGTCGTCCGCGAAGACGAAGCTCGGTCTGCGGTAGGCCCTACTCGACGTACTTGTAGCCGGTCCCCGTGTCGAAGACGACGATCCGCTCGCCGCGGTCGACCTTGCCCTGCGCGACGAGCTTCTTCACGGCCTCCCACGCGGCGCCGCCCTCGGGCGCGGCGAAGAGGCCCTCGTGCGAGGCCAGCTCGAGGACGCCGCGGCGCATCTCGTCGTCCGTGACCGTCACGGCCTCGCCCTTCGAGGCGCGGAGGATCTTCAGGATCAGGTAATCCGCGTAGGCCTTCGGAACTCGCAGGCCGCTCGCGTACGTATGCGCGTTCTCGAAGCGGACGGAGACGTCCTTCCCCTCCGCGACCGCCTTCGGGATGGGTGCGCAGCCCTCGGCCTGGACGCTGACCATGCGCGGGCGCGCGGAGCCGATCCAGCCGAGCTTCTCCATCTCGTCGAACGCCTTCCACATCCCGATGAGCCCCGTGCCCCCGCCCGTCGGGTAGACGACGACGTCGGGCAGCGTCCAGCCGAGCTGCTCGGCGATCTCGTAGCCCATCGTCTTCTTCCCCTCGACGCGGTACGGCTCCTTCAGCGTCGAGACGTCGAACCAGCCCTCGGCTTCCTTCCTCTCACCGACGATCCTTCCGCAGTCGTCGATGAGGCCGTCCACGAGGCCGACGTTCGCGCCGTACGCCTCGCACTCGATGCGGAAGACCTTCGGCGTGTCCTTCGGCATGAAGACGTGGCACTCGAGGCCCGCTTTCGCGGCGTACGCGGCCGCGGCGCCGCCGGCGTTGCCCGCCGTCGGGAGCGCGATCTTTCTCGCGCCGAGCGCCTTCGCCATCGTGACCGCCGCGCCGAGGCCGCGCGCCTTGAAGGAGCCCGTCGGGTTGCCGGCCTCTTCCTTGATCCAGAGGCTCCGCATCCCGTGCGCCGCGCCAAGGCGGTTCGCGCGCAGGAGAGGCGTGCCGCCCTCTCCGAGCGTGACGATCTCCGCGGCCGAGCGCGCCGGCATCACCTCGTGCCAGCGCCACATCCCCGGCGGCCGGGCGCCCACGTCGTCGCGGCGGAACGGCGCGAGGTCGTACTCGGCGAAGAGCGAGCCGGCGCAGCCCGCTTTCGTGCAGACGTTCAGGAGCGGCCCGACGTCGTACGTCGCCGGGCATTTCGTGCAGGCGAGGTGGGAGAGGCGCGAGAACGTCACGCCGTCACTGGGCGACGATGCCGATCGCCTTGCCGGTTGCGCAGTCGATCCGCAGGAACTGCTGCGACGTCATGCCGTACTTCCCGCCGCCGAAGACGCCCGGGTCCACCCCGTAGTCGCCCTTTCCACCGGCGGACCGGCGCAGGAGGAGCTCGGTCTTGTCGCGCGGGTCGACCATGGGGTTGCGGCAGACCCCGTCCGCCTTGGGTTCGTCGTACTTGCCGATGCCCGAGCGCGCCACCATGAAGTGGTCCGGGGGGTCGAACGGAACGCCGACGACCGGCCCGGACATGTCGCCGCCCGTGGACGCGCAGCCGGCAAGGGTGAGAGCGAGAACGGCCAGAGACCTCTTCATGACGGCTCCTATCGGGTTTCGGTGATCTTGCGGATTCCGCGCGGGTGGTCGGGGTCGAGGCCGCGCGCACGCGCCGCGTGGAAGGCGAGGAGCTGCCCGGGCAGGATCGAGACGAGCGGGGACAGGAGCTCGGGCACGCGCGGAACGCCGAGCGCCCCGCGGCGGCGCGGACCGATCGCGAGAACGGGGCTGCCCCGCCGCCGCAGCTCGCGCCCGAGCGCCTCGACTTCGCGCGCCGGACGCGAGCCGGGCGGCGAGACGAGGATGACGGGCAGGTCCCGCTCGGCCATCGCGATCGGGCCGTGCTGGAAGTCCGCGGCCGAGTACGGCTCGGCCAGGAGCAGCGCGAGCTCCTTGAGCTTGAGCGCGATCTCGCAGGCCGTCGGGTAATGCAGCCCGCGCCCGATCACGACCGCGCGCTGGGCGTGGGCGAGCGATCCGGCGGCCGCTTCGGCCTCGGGCTCGACGCCGAGGGCCTCGTCCATGGCGTCCGGAGCGGCTTCGAGTGCGGCGAGGTCCCTCCTCCGTCCGCCCATCGACAGAACGAGCAGCGCGACCGCGGCCAGCTGCGCCGTGTAGGTCTTCGTCGCCGCGACGCTGCGCTCGAGTCCCGCATGGAGCGGAAGCACCCACTCGGCCGCCCGCGCGAGCGGGCTCGCCGCGTCGTTCACGATCGCGAGCGTCGGGGCCCCGGCGCGGCGGGCCGCGGCGACGGTCTCCACGACGTCCGGCGACCGGCCCGACTGCGAGATCCCGATCACGAGCGCGCCCTGTACGCGCGGCGGCCGGCCGTAGAGCGTCACGAGGGACGGCGCCGCGAGCGCGACGGGCAGGCGGTGGACGATCCCGAAGGCGTACTGAGCGTAGCGGGCCGCGTTGTCGGACGTTCCGCGAGCCGCGACGAGAACCCACGAGAGGTCGAATTTCGCGAGCCGCGCCGCGAGCGCCGCCGTCCGCCGCCCTTCCCGCGCGAGGACGCGCGCCACGGCGTGCGGCTGCTCGCCGATCTCGGCCCGGAGAACGGAGCGCGCGGCGCGGGGCATCGTGCGAGGATAGCGCGGAGGCCCGCCGTGTTTGGACGCGAGCGCAAGACACCGCGGCGCCGAACGCCGCGTTTCCTGAGGCCGGTGCTGCGCCCGATGGCGTTTCGCGTCCTCCCGCGCGACCTGAGGCCCGGGCGCGTGGGCCGCCTCGCCGCGGTCCTTCCCGATGGCGTGCGCGACCCCGGCTTCGAGGTCCTGCTGCGGCGAATCGACGCCTCGCCGATCCACCACGGCAACGCCATCACGCTCTACTTCGACGGGGCGGACGCGTTTGCCGCGATGCGGGCGGCCAT
It includes:
- a CDS encoding threonine synthase — protein: MTFSRLSHLACTKCPATYDVGPLLNVCTKAGCAGSLFAEYDLAPFRRDDVGARPPGMWRWHEVMPARSAAEIVTLGEGGTPLLRANRLGAAHGMRSLWIKEEAGNPTGSFKARGLGAAVTMAKALGARKIALPTAGNAGGAAAAYAAKAGLECHVFMPKDTPKVFRIECEAYGANVGLVDGLIDDCGRIVGERKEAEGWFDVSTLKEPYRVEGKKTMGYEIAEQLGWTLPDVVVYPTGGGTGLIGMWKAFDEMEKLGWIGSARPRMVSVQAEGCAPIPKAVAEGKDVSVRFENAHTYASGLRVPKAYADYLILKILRASKGEAVTVTDDEMRRGVLELASHEGLFAAPEGGAAWEAVKKLVAQGKVDRGERIVVFDTGTGYKYVE
- a CDS encoding SIS domain-containing protein, with the translated sequence MPRAARSVLRAEIGEQPHAVARVLAREGRRTAALAARLAKFDLSWVLVAARGTSDNAARYAQYAFGIVHRLPVALAAPSLVTLYGRPPRVQGALVIGISQSGRSPDVVETVAAARRAGAPTLAIVNDAASPLARAAEWVLPLHAGLERSVAATKTYTAQLAAVALLVLSMGGRRRDLAALEAAPDAMDEALGVEPEAEAAAGSLAHAQRAVVIGRGLHYPTACEIALKLKELALLLAEPYSAADFQHGPIAMAERDLPVILVSPPGSRPAREVEALGRELRRRGSPVLAIGPRRRGALGVPRVPELLSPLVSILPGQLLAFHAARARGLDPDHPRGIRKITETR